A single genomic interval of Bacillota bacterium harbors:
- a CDS encoding ABC transporter permease, translating into MLLGLAAKGLRATRNFLAFARQMAKHPSAVVGAAVILVYVAAAIFAPWVAPRAPDEVSLSERLTPPSWTGPFPLGSDQLGRDILSRIVYGARVSLLVGVLTIVISVAVGVGLGVVAGYFRGPFDRLVSGFTDLLLAFPYLIFVIGAMAVLGPGFWNLVWALSFKGWVEFYRLARAEVMSEKTKEYVEAARALGRSHAAIICFEILPNIVHSIVVLGTLRMGNMIVLESSLSFLGLGIPPRIPAWGSMINDGRRYMLTAWWVATLPGLALVVLVLAINLVGEALRDILDPRLKEV; encoded by the coding sequence ATGCTGCTTGGGCTCGCAGCAAAGGGCCTCCGTGCGACAAGGAACTTCCTTGCTTTCGCGCGGCAAATGGCCAAACATCCATCGGCCGTCGTGGGCGCGGCTGTGATCCTGGTTTACGTGGCGGCCGCCATCTTCGCGCCGTGGGTCGCGCCCCGCGCTCCGGACGAGGTTTCTCTCTCCGAGCGCCTGACGCCACCGAGCTGGACCGGCCCGTTCCCGCTCGGCTCCGACCAGCTCGGACGGGATATTCTATCGCGGATAGTATACGGAGCCAGGGTCTCGCTTCTCGTGGGGGTGCTCACAATCGTCATTTCCGTGGCGGTTGGGGTGGGGCTCGGGGTCGTGGCAGGGTATTTCCGAGGACCCTTTGACAGGCTCGTCTCGGGGTTCACTGACCTGCTCCTTGCTTTCCCTTACCTCATCTTCGTCATCGGAGCCATGGCCGTTCTCGGGCCAGGGTTCTGGAACCTCGTTTGGGCACTGAGCTTCAAGGGATGGGTGGAGTTTTACCGGCTGGCGAGGGCCGAGGTCATGTCGGAGAAGACCAAGGAGTATGTGGAGGCCGCAAGGGCGCTCGGGCGCTCGCACGCAGCCATCATCTGCTTCGAGATCCTGCCTAACATCGTCCATTCGATAGTGGTCCTGGGGACGCTGCGCATGGGCAACATGATCGTGTTGGAGTCGTCCTTGAGCTTCCTAGGCCTCGGAATACCGCCGCGCATCCCAGCCTGGGGGTCGATGATAAACGACGGCAGGCGGTACATGCTCACCGCATGGTGGGTCGCGACGTTGCCCGGGCTCGCCCTGGTGGTGCTCGTCCTCGCCATCAACCTCGTCGGCGAGGCTCTCCGCGACATCCTCGACCCGAGGTTGAAGGAGGTGTGA